In Malassezia japonica chromosome 2, complete sequence, one DNA window encodes the following:
- the prp1 gene encoding U4/U6 x U5 tri-snRNP complex subunit Prp1 (COG:A; EggNog:ENOG503NUH9): MASGKPNKLAFLSQPAPAGYVAGLGRGASGFTTRSDIGPAREGPSDEAVAAARAKRGEEDEEDEERYQDPEEESGLFASAVYERDDEEADRIWDSVDQQMDERRRKQREARERAELEEERARTPKIQAQFADLKRNLTSVSAEEWAALPEPGNLTAKRRKAASLRESRDNRTYALPDSVLVGNRDRNQVQNEAADVDMDGTQSAVGGTMSSLTEIGEARNKVFSHQLDQASSSSAIAASGMSSSIDPKGYLTELSGISVKSDVEIGDIKKARSLLDSVIKTNPKHAPGWIAAARLEEVAGKMAVARKVIQQGCEQCPKSEDVWLESARLNTVDNAKVILAKAIQYLSQSVNIWLRAEQLETDPESKKRVLRKALEHIPNSVKLWKELVNLEESPEDARILLAGAVEAIPMSVELWLTLARLSAPQEAKSVLNKARRTIPTSHEIWIAASRLIEQMGESAERVDKTVASAVASLEKAGAVLSREQWLREAEQVEREGSPLTCAAIIRATVYIDIDPEDRSRVWVEDAQGALEQGYPETARAIYSCALHEFPDELGIWQEASVLEKRHGTPATLEALLERAVSSCPKAEALWLMYAKEKQLARDVQGARQVLIRAFDHNIGSEAISLAAADLEAEQGEKKAAAMLLARARKEVDSVRVWLKSVQFERVNGSLSDGLALVQEALGRFPKADKLHMVHGQLHEQLASAASDRAPEVRAAREAYATGREHCPMSVPLWLLSSRLEEKEGLAIRARALMEKARKSHEKSDEIWAESAAIELRAGSVPQAKSMLARGLQACPASGRLWSDSIWLEPKPARKTRAADALRRSGDNAEVICTVARLFWQEGKHAQARSWFDKALAANRGWGDGWGWWYAFETDQAKQGDTAAQEQLLEKINVAEPRYGTEWQALRKDPANAAKTPRELLPRLAAILLKKYGTNS, from the coding sequence ATGGCGTCCGGCAAGCCGAACAAGCTGGCGTTCCTCTCGCAGCCGGCCCCGGCGGGGTACGTCGCTGGTCTAGGTCGTGGTGCGAGCGGATTCACGACCCGCTCGGATATCGGCCCTGCACGCGAGGGCCCGTCAGACGAGGCGgtggctgcggcgcgtgcgaaGCGTGGcgaggaagacgaggaggacgaggagcgctaCCAGGATCCCGAAGAGGAGAGTGGCCTGTTTGCTTCGGCCGTGTACGAGCGTGatgacgaggaggcggacCGCATCTGGGATAGCGTCGACCAGCAGatggacgagcgccgccgcaagcagcgcgaggcgcgcgaacgtgccgagctcgaggaggagcgtgcaCGCACGCCCAAGATCCAAGCGCAGTTTGCCGACCTGAAGCGCAACCTCACCTCCGTAAGTGCGGAGGAAtgggcggcgctgcccgagcccgGTAACCTCActgccaagcgccgcaaggccgcgtcgctgcgcgagagTCGTGACAACCGCACCTATGCGCTGCCGGACAGCGTCCTGGTCGGCAACCGCGATCGGAACCAGGTGCagaacgaggcggcggaTGTCGACATGGATGGCACACAGAGCGCTGTCGGCGGCACGATGAGCTCGCTGACCGAGATCGGCGAGGCACGCAACAAGGTCTTTTCGCACCAACTCGACCaggcgtcgtcgagcagtgCAATCGCGGCATCCGGCATGTCGTCCTCGATTGATCCCAAAGGCTATCTCACCGAGCTTTCGGGCATTTCGGTCAAATCGGATGTCGAGATTGGCGACATCAAAAAGGCACGGAGTTTGCTTGACTCGGTCATCAAGACGAACCCAAAGCACGCCCCGGGCTGGatcgctgctgcgcgtctCGAAGAGGTGGCGGGCAAGATGGCCGTTGCACGAAAGGTCATCCAGCAGGGCTGCGAGCAGTGCCCCAAGAGCGAGGACGTGTGGCTGGAGAGCGCACGTCTCAACACCGTCGACAATGCCAAGGTGATCCTGGCCAAAGCCATCCAGTACCTGAGTCAGTCAGTGAACATCtggctgcgtgccgagcagctcgagaccGACCCAGAGAGCAAGAAGCGCGTactgcgcaaggcgctcgagcacatTCCCAACTCGGTGAAGCTCTGGAAGGAGCTCGTGAACCTCGAAGAGTCGCCGGAGGACGCACGTATCCTGCTCGcaggcgccgtcgaggcgatcCCTATGAGTGTCGAGCTCTGGCTCACGCTTGCGCGTCTCTCTGCGCCACAAGAGGCCAAGAGCGTGCTGAACAAGGCACGGCGCACCATTCCCACGTCACACGAAATCTGGATTGCGGCTTCGCGCCTGATCGAGCAGATGGGCGAGTCCgcagagcgcgtcgacaaGACGGTCGCGTCGGCTGTCGCGTCTCTTGAAAAGGCCGGTGCAGTGCTTTCGCGCGAGCAGTGGCTGCGTGAGGCCGAACAGGTCGAGCGTGAGGGCTCGCCGCTGACCTGTGCAGCGATCATCCGCGCGACCGTATACATCGACATTGACCCAGAAGATCGCAGTCGTGTCTGGGTCGAAGACGCGCAAGGTGCCCTCGAGCAGGGCTACCCCGAGACGGCGCGTGCGATCTACTCGtgtgcgctgcacgagttccccgacgagctcggaATCTGGCAAGAAGCTTCTGTGCTGGAGAAGCgccacggcacgccggccacgctcgaggcgctcctcgagcgcgccgtgtcgagctGCCCGAAGGCCGAGGCACTTTGGCTGATGTATGCCAAAGAGAAGCAGCTTGCGCGAGACgtgcaaggcgcgcgccaggtGCTCATCCGCGCCTTTGACCACAACATCGGCTCCGAGGCcatctcgctcgcggcTGCCGACCTCGAAGCTGAGCAAGGCGAGAAGAAGGCGGCCGCCATGCTtcttgcgcgcgcgcgcaaagAGGTCGACTCGGTGCGCGTGTGGCTCAAGAGCGTGCAGTTTGAGCGCGTGAATGGGTCGCTCAGCGACGGTCTGGCGCTTgtgcaagaggcgctcggccgcttCCCGAAAGCCGACAAGCTGCACATGGTCCACGGCCAGCTGcatgagcagctcgcgtcggccgcgagcgaccGTGCACCCGAAGtgcgagccgcgcgcgaggcgtacgcGACCGGCCGCGAGCACTGCCCGATGTCTGTACCGCTCTGGCTGCTGAGcagccgcctcgaggaaaAAGAAGGCCTCGCGAtccgtgcgcgtgcgctgatGGAAAAAGCGCGCAAGTCGCACGAAAAGAGCGACGAGATCTGGGCCGAgtcggcggcgatcgagctgcgtgccggcagcgtgccgcagGCCAAGAGCATGCTGGCGCGTGGCTTACAAGCGTGCCCCGCCTCGGGCCGCCTGTGGAGCGACTCGATTTGGCTCGAGCCGAAGCCAGCGCgcaagacgcgcgcggccgacgcgctgcggcgctcgggcgaCAATGCCGAGGTGATCTGCACGGtggcgcgcctcttttGGCAGGAAGGCAAGCACGCCCAAGCGCGCAGCTGGTTCGACAAAGCCCTCGCCGCGAACCGCGGCTGGGGCGACGGCTGGGGCTGGTGGTACGCGTTTGAGACGGACCAGGCGAAGCAGGGCGACACGGCTGCGCAAgagcagctcctcgagaagATTAATGTGGCCGAGCCGAGGTACGGCACCGAGTGGCAGGCCCTGCGCAAGGACCCTGCGAATGCAGCCAAGACGCCGCGTGagctgctgccgcgcctgGCCGCGATCCTGCTGAAAAAGTACGGAACGAACTCGTAG